From a region of the Candidatus Rokuibacteriota bacterium genome:
- a CDS encoding cation:proton antiporter, producing MEFRELLVGLVLVWVAAKVAGEGMERIGQTAVLGELLAGVLIGPGGLGLVHESDALHALAELGVLILLFEVGLESDLNQLLRAGAQATLVAVVGVALPLALGFGVMRWFGHSALLAVFVGATLTATSVGITARVFADLGCLQDAAARVVLGAAVVDDILGLIILAVVTGIAQTGGVSFAAVGLLTGKAVVFLVVAILVGIRLAPIIIGWIGRMKARGTLIVYSVVFAVALAALADLVGLATIIGAFAAGLVLATTERREHIEDRIKPVADLFVPIFFVSVGMKVQPGMLNPFAEHAQFGIAMLLTAVAVASKLAAGLAVYQKAVRRWVVGVGMVPRGEVGLIFAGAGLSAGVIAQDLYSALVVVVILTTFAAPPALKALYREKKARRRRE from the coding sequence ATGGAGTTCCGCGAGCTGTTGGTGGGCCTCGTCCTCGTGTGGGTTGCGGCCAAGGTGGCCGGCGAGGGGATGGAGCGCATCGGCCAGACAGCCGTCCTTGGCGAACTGCTTGCCGGGGTGCTCATCGGGCCTGGGGGCCTCGGACTCGTGCACGAGTCGGACGCTCTGCACGCGCTGGCCGAACTCGGCGTCCTCATCCTCCTGTTCGAGGTTGGGTTGGAATCGGACCTCAACCAGTTGCTGCGGGCTGGCGCCCAAGCGACGCTTGTTGCAGTGGTCGGAGTGGCACTGCCGTTGGCCCTCGGCTTCGGCGTCATGCGCTGGTTCGGCCACTCGGCGCTCCTGGCCGTCTTCGTCGGCGCGACGCTCACCGCCACCAGCGTGGGTATCACGGCTCGTGTGTTCGCTGATCTCGGGTGTCTGCAGGACGCCGCCGCCAGGGTGGTGCTCGGGGCGGCGGTCGTGGATGACATCCTGGGCTTGATCATCCTGGCCGTCGTCACCGGGATCGCGCAGACCGGAGGGGTGTCCTTTGCCGCCGTCGGCCTGCTCACCGGGAAGGCTGTCGTCTTCCTGGTGGTCGCGATCCTGGTTGGGATTCGCCTGGCCCCGATCATCATCGGTTGGATAGGACGGATGAAGGCGCGGGGCACCCTGATCGTCTACTCGGTCGTCTTCGCGGTGGCGCTTGCCGCGCTCGCGGACCTGGTCGGTCTGGCGACGATCATTGGGGCGTTCGCCGCCGGGCTGGTCTTGGCGACGACTGAGCGGCGCGAACACATCGAGGATCGCATCAAGCCGGTCGCTGACCTTTTCGTCCCGATCTTCTTCGTCAGCGTGGGGATGAAGGTCCAGCCCGGGATGCTGAACCCGTTCGCGGAGCACGCGCAGTTCGGTATCGCGATGCTCCTGACCGCCGTCGCAGTCGCCTCGAAACTGGCAGCCGGCCTTGCGGTCTACCAGAAAGCCGTGCGTCGATGGGTGGTTGGGGTGGGCATGGTGCCCCGCGGCGAAGTCGGTCTGATTTTCGCCGGGGCCGGTCTGTCGGCGGGAGTGATCGCTCAGGACCTGTACTCGGCACTCGTTGTCGTGGTGATTCTCACGACGTTCGCGGCTCCCCCAGCTCTGAAGGCTCTCTACCGCGAGAAGAAGGCGAGGCGTCGGCGCGAGTGA
- a CDS encoding amidohydrolase family protein has protein sequence MIFDVHSHWGTTRGYPFQTPEELAQQEKVFKSKPRYHTEQEMADHFRAHEARVILDLGVREPAPAAEVTALHDYAFATQQQHPDAIFGNWLHVDPRAGRDAVAELDRCLRVGKGFVGLGVPGAGFNVPANDPSYAPLYRLCIDAGVPALIMVGYTGLGAGRPGGAGVRLDASHPRHLDDVAATYPDLKIVASRPAWPWQTEMIAILLHKPNVVYEVHGWSPRYFTADLKAEIRGRLQDRVMFGADYPLIGYERLVSDWQKEGYSEEILQKVFWRNAEAYFAGMAR, from the coding sequence GTGATCTTCGACGTCCACTCCCACTGGGGCACCACGCGCGGCTATCCCTTCCAGACCCCGGAGGAGCTCGCGCAGCAGGAGAAGGTCTTCAAGTCGAAGCCGCGCTACCACACCGAGCAGGAGATGGCGGATCACTTCCGCGCGCACGAGGCGCGCGTGATCCTCGACCTCGGCGTGCGCGAGCCGGCGCCCGCTGCGGAGGTGACCGCGCTGCACGACTACGCGTTTGCGACGCAGCAGCAGCACCCCGACGCGATCTTCGGCAACTGGCTCCACGTCGATCCGCGCGCGGGGAGGGACGCGGTTGCGGAGCTGGATCGCTGCCTGCGCGTGGGCAAAGGCTTCGTCGGCCTCGGGGTGCCCGGCGCCGGCTTCAACGTCCCCGCGAACGATCCGAGTTACGCGCCGCTCTACCGGCTCTGTATCGACGCCGGCGTGCCGGCGCTGATCATGGTGGGCTACACGGGCCTCGGCGCGGGGCGGCCCGGCGGCGCCGGCGTGCGCCTCGACGCGAGCCACCCGCGCCATCTCGACGACGTGGCGGCGACCTATCCGGATCTCAAGATCGTCGCTTCGCGCCCGGCGTGGCCGTGGCAGACGGAGATGATCGCGATCCTGCTGCACAAGCCAAACGTGGTGTACGAGGTGCACGGCTGGTCGCCGCGCTACTTCACGGCCGATCTCAAGGCCGAGATCCGCGGCCGCCTCCAGGACCGCGTGATGTTCGGCGCCGACTATCCGCTGATCGGCTACGAGCGCCTCGTCAGCGACTGGCAGAAGGAAGGCTACAGCGAGGAGATCTTGCAGAAGGTGTTCTGGCGCAACGCGGAAGCGTACTTTGCCGGGATGGCGCGCTGA
- a CDS encoding ABC transporter ATP-binding protein yields the protein MVRLEELHTYYGVSHVLHGVTLDLAAGQVGTILGRNGVGKTTTLRTIMGLARAGGGRVLIGDRDVTGWAPHKVARAGVAYVPEGRQIFPALTALENIRVAERRPAARWPLERLLELFPPLRGRLHHRGRQLSGGEQQMLAIARALVSDPAVLLLDEPSQGLAPMVVRELARVIRALPAEGVTVLLVEQNLKLAELIADQVFVMVKGRVVYAATPERLRAEEDDVRRRYLTL from the coding sequence ATGGTGCGGCTCGAAGAGCTGCACACCTACTATGGCGTGAGCCACGTGCTCCACGGCGTCACGCTCGACCTCGCTGCCGGGCAGGTGGGGACGATCCTCGGCCGCAACGGCGTCGGCAAGACGACCACGCTGCGCACGATCATGGGGCTTGCGCGCGCCGGGGGCGGGCGCGTGCTGATCGGCGACCGCGACGTGACGGGTTGGGCGCCGCACAAGGTCGCGCGCGCCGGCGTGGCGTATGTGCCCGAAGGGCGCCAGATCTTCCCCGCGCTCACCGCGCTGGAGAACATCCGCGTGGCCGAGCGGCGGCCCGCCGCGCGCTGGCCGCTCGAGCGCCTCCTCGAGCTGTTTCCGCCGCTGCGCGGGCGCTTGCACCACCGGGGACGCCAGCTCTCCGGCGGCGAGCAGCAGATGCTCGCCATCGCGCGCGCGCTCGTGTCCGACCCCGCGGTGCTGCTCCTCGACGAGCCGTCACAGGGTCTGGCGCCGATGGTGGTGCGTGAGCTCGCGCGCGTGATCCGCGCGCTGCCCGCCGAAGGCGTCACCGTGCTGCTCGTCGAGCAGAACCTGAAGCTGGCCGAATTGATCGCGGATCAGGTCTTCGTCATGGTGAAGGGGCGGGTCGTCTACGCGGCGACGCCCGAGCGGCTACGCGCGGAAGAAGACGACGTGCGCCGCCGCTACCTGACTCTCTAG
- a CDS encoding AMP-binding protein — translation MPTFQTRLTPALIERYTRSGHWGTETFSLVLARRAEGHPDRVAIVDRGERVRYGELRARVDRVAAGFQALGIGAGDVVTIQLPNWAAFAYVFFACERIGAVANQIGPDFRSREVEYILRFSESRAFVCPASFKNFDYVAMIQELRPQLPDLTSVLVLGGDRTEGSVALDPIIDGTRTLPPLVPRTMSANDVMRTAFTSGTTGNPKGVTHSFNTTLPACRILNDAMEVTGDEVFLVYLPLGLNWGYLTLLQSIMVGARAVLLDRFSGRAALELIERERVTFIPSAPASIIAMLNDPELDRFDLRSLRVVITGGASCPVETIRAYRRRFPGHLIELYGMLETGFHTFTRFTDDPEAVAGSIGRVAKGMGLRIIDGDGRDVPTGGEGEIAAEGPSVHLGYHKNPAANAELFTADGWFRTGDLGRIDPAGNVRIVGRLKEMINRGGKKFFPREIEEILYTHPKVLHAAIVGVPDPRLGERNCLCLIPRAGASLSLEEALKFLGDSVATYKLPEELELFEEFPFTATGKIQRHALTRQVLARREGGTR, via the coding sequence ATGCCGACGTTCCAGACACGACTGACCCCGGCGCTGATCGAGCGCTACACGCGCTCCGGTCACTGGGGCACGGAGACGTTCTCGTTGGTCCTCGCGCGGCGGGCGGAGGGCCATCCCGACCGCGTGGCGATCGTCGACCGCGGGGAGCGCGTGAGGTACGGCGAGCTGCGCGCGCGCGTGGACCGTGTAGCGGCCGGGTTCCAGGCACTGGGGATCGGGGCGGGCGACGTCGTGACGATCCAGCTCCCGAACTGGGCGGCGTTCGCCTACGTGTTCTTCGCGTGCGAGCGGATCGGCGCGGTGGCGAACCAGATCGGCCCCGACTTCCGGAGCCGCGAAGTCGAATACATCCTGAGGTTCTCCGAGAGCCGCGCGTTCGTGTGCCCGGCCTCGTTCAAGAACTTCGACTACGTGGCGATGATTCAGGAGCTGAGGCCGCAGCTTCCGGACCTGACGTCGGTGCTCGTGCTCGGCGGCGATCGCACGGAGGGCAGCGTCGCCCTCGATCCGATCATCGACGGCACCCGCACGCTGCCGCCGCTCGTGCCGCGCACCATGAGCGCCAACGACGTCATGCGGACGGCGTTCACCTCGGGCACGACCGGCAATCCCAAGGGCGTGACGCACAGCTTCAACACCACGCTCCCCGCGTGCCGGATCCTGAACGACGCGATGGAGGTGACAGGAGACGAGGTCTTTCTCGTCTACCTGCCGCTCGGCCTCAACTGGGGCTACCTCACGCTGCTCCAGTCGATCATGGTGGGAGCGCGTGCCGTGCTGCTCGACCGCTTCAGCGGCCGCGCCGCGCTCGAGCTCATCGAGCGCGAGCGGGTGACGTTCATCCCCAGCGCGCCGGCGTCGATCATCGCGATGCTGAACGATCCCGAGCTGGACCGCTTCGACCTGCGCTCGCTGCGCGTCGTGATCACGGGCGGCGCGTCGTGTCCCGTGGAGACGATCCGCGCCTATCGCAGGCGCTTCCCCGGCCACCTCATCGAGCTCTACGGGATGCTGGAGACGGGCTTTCACACCTTCACGCGTTTCACCGACGATCCCGAAGCGGTGGCCGGCTCGATCGGGCGCGTCGCGAAAGGGATGGGGCTCCGCATCATCGACGGCGACGGGCGCGACGTGCCGACGGGCGGGGAAGGCGAGATCGCGGCCGAGGGCCCATCGGTCCACCTCGGCTATCACAAGAACCCCGCCGCAAACGCCGAGCTCTTCACCGCCGACGGCTGGTTCCGCACCGGCGACCTCGGCCGGATCGATCCCGCCGGCAACGTGCGGATCGTGGGCCGACTCAAGGAGATGATCAACCGCGGCGGCAAGAAGTTCTTCCCGCGCGAGATCGAGGAGATCCTCTACACGCATCCCAAGGTCCTGCACGCCGCGATCGTCGGCGTGCCGGACCCGCGGCTCGGCGAGCGCAACTGCCTCTGCCTGATCCCGCGCGCGGGCGCGTCGCTCTCGCTGGAAGAAGCGCTGAAATTCCTCGGCGACTCCGTGGCGACCTACAAGCTGCCCGAGGAGCTCGAGCTCTTCGAGGAGTTTCCGTTCACGGCGACGGGGAAGATCCAGCGCCACGCGCTCACGCGCCAGGTGCTCGCGCGGCGCGAGGGAGGGACGCGGTGA
- a CDS encoding SDR family oxidoreductase, translating to MDLGLKGRVAIVGGASAGIGYGIAETLAAEGARVVITARRKPALSQAAARIAEKTGAEVHAVPADVRKAEDGVRVVEETVRRFGTVHVLVNNDGAPPIGALSDFDDVAWGKAVEQNLMSVVRLVRLVTPHMRAAGGGSILNMTGLSVVQPMRGFGLSVATWAGLIGFAKTMSLELAPDRITINTICPGFIDTTRLDKVFRQQAEAEGRPFDAFIADLARSIPLGRLGTPDDIAAMVALLVSPRGSFVTGTTIQVDGGSRSSLL from the coding sequence ATGGACCTGGGGCTCAAGGGTCGCGTGGCGATCGTGGGCGGCGCGAGCGCGGGCATCGGCTACGGGATCGCGGAGACGCTCGCCGCCGAGGGCGCGCGCGTGGTGATCACCGCGCGGCGTAAGCCGGCGCTCTCGCAGGCGGCGGCGCGCATCGCCGAGAAGACTGGCGCCGAGGTGCACGCGGTGCCCGCGGACGTGCGCAAGGCAGAGGACGGCGTGCGCGTGGTGGAGGAGACGGTGCGCCGCTTCGGCACCGTGCACGTGCTCGTCAACAACGACGGCGCCCCTCCGATCGGCGCGCTGTCGGACTTCGACGACGTGGCGTGGGGCAAGGCGGTGGAGCAAAATCTCATGAGCGTGGTGCGCCTGGTCCGGCTCGTCACGCCGCACATGCGCGCGGCGGGCGGCGGCAGCATCCTGAACATGACCGGCTTGTCGGTGGTCCAGCCCATGCGCGGCTTCGGCCTCTCCGTTGCCACCTGGGCCGGGTTGATCGGGTTCGCGAAGACGATGTCGCTCGAGCTGGCGCCCGACCGCATCACGATCAACACGATCTGCCCGGGCTTCATCGACACCACCCGGCTCGACAAGGTGTTCCGCCAGCAGGCGGAAGCGGAGGGCCGGCCGTTCGACGCGTTCATCGCGGACCTCGCGCGCTCGATCCCGCTCGGGCGCCTCGGCACGCCCGACGACATCGCGGCGATGGTGGCGCTGCTCGTGTCGCCGCGCGGATCGTTCGTCACCGGCACCACCATCCAAGTGGACGGCGGGTCGCGCAGCAGCCTGCTGTAG